The DNA window AGAGCCTTGACCAGCTAATGAGGGCCTCCATGTTCTCTGCCGTCTCTCGGCTCTTGCCAAACTACCCTTGCCTTGTCTAGGGTATCAAATCCTGACCCAGCAGAGCGATCTTGATCACGCTATGGCAGAGGGGCTTGTTCACGATTACTATTTCGCGTCCAAACACTCAAAGTATGCTTGATGAAAGAGCTCTTCTCTAGGATGTAAATCAGCCTTTTCACAACGTTGAGCGTTTGAGCTTCGTCGGGGTGGCTTATAATCACATTAACGTCGCCGCTCTCTAGCTTGCCTTGCCGGTAGCTGCTAACAATTACCATTTGGAAGCCTGGGTTGATTCGCCGGGCGTGAGTGAAAATGACATTGGCAATGGCTTCCGTCTCTGCTCGTGGGATCCTGAGCTGGAAATCGACATAGTATTTGACGCCAATCTGCTGCGCTCTTTGCAACGAGCTCCATCCATCCCCCGAGGAACAACCTTGATTGAATTTCACTTTTGCAGCCGCGGATCACGCCAAGGATCTTCATCTCAGATCCGCTGCAGCCCAAACATCATCAGTTCCATCATGGCCTCACTGAATTTTCACCTCCGATCCATTGCAGCCCGGTGGTCTTGACGCGATGAACCTTTACGGCACGGGTTGAGAAATGTCTCCTGGCAGGAGGTCTATTGACGCCGAGGCCAGTCTGGCGATCTCTGCATATACTTTGGCGTGATAGAACTTTGCGATCCTGGCATGGCGCAGCCCATTCAAACGCTGCCCTCCCACCGTCCAGCAGGcgctgcagcatcagcagactGATACAGGTATGTGCTTACTCCCATCTTGACTTCTGAAGCTAGCAGCTAATGACGGGCCTGCGTAGACGAAATCTCTACAAGTCGCCATCGAACCCATCTCCCCGTCAACCTCCCTGCTGCTGAACTGGGCAATCTGGCCGAAATCGAGACCAGCCTTCGATCCATGAGCTCAACCGCATTTCACCTCTACGGCCACACTCGCGCTGCTCCACGGCTGTTTCAAGAAAGCACTGCAGAGACCCGTGCCGGTCGACTCTCGGTAGCAACTCGCCCTCTCTTCCAACACAGCAGCCAATACCGAGGCGCAATCTTATCCATTTTCTAACCTCTTCTCGTCCACGCCAAACAGCTGCCACAGATCACGCCAAGTATCCTCATCTCAGATCCTCTGCAGCTCTGGCGACCTTCACGACGTAGCCCATTTTCAGGGCATCGTGCTTGGATGGAAGAATTCGAATCATTTTCCAGCACCATGGCAGGAggtctattgaggccgaggccaggGTGCTGTTGATCTCCATAAGTACGAGGATAAGGGTGTCATGGTGAGCCCTTGGCTACACCATAGCCGTGGCAGGAGGTCTtttgaggccgaggccggtTTTGATCCTGGCGGGATAAACATTACGACATTGCTCCCTTTTCATTCGGAAGGGCGGGTAACGCGACGCAGTGACGGAAACAATAACAGGCTGCCCATCACCGAGTTTCCGCTCTTTCGGCATCTCCCACCAGAGATACGAATCAAGATATGGAAATTTGTGCCACAGCCCACTCGTGTGATTGGACTTTTGCCTCCCGTGTCTACTTGGGATCGCCAATATTTTCAAGAGACGCCCCGTGGCAGCGAGTCTGAAGGAGTCGAGGAAGCACTAAAACAGTCGCAATGGAGTCTTCTCCATCcgctctttggcagcttggctACGCCATtgacctt is part of the Trichoderma atroviride chromosome 1, complete sequence genome and encodes:
- a CDS encoding uncharacterized protein (EggNog:ENOG41), with protein sequence MVSPWLHHSRGRRSFEAEAGFDPGGINITTLLPFHSEGRVTRRSDGNNNRLPITEFPLFRHLPPEIRIKIWKFVPQPTRVIGLLPPVSTWDRQYFQETPRGSESEGVEEALKQSQWSLLHPLFGSLATPLTLSFLSESESESESESEGEDDESESESGRGTLAASLASTLDLLSELSSELESSSELELSSEELSSELEDLLSESESESGLELGVGLALTFCFFA